The Enterobacter kobei genome has a segment encoding these proteins:
- a CDS encoding winged helix-turn-helix domain-containing protein: MKYLLADVIVYNDEDGSISLINVPPEDAQILTCTANSIMKLLVQHHGNVVERETFLHDVWDRRGLQGSNNSLNQYISILRKMLASLLPDVLFIVTVPKTGFMLSADVTVTALEEETPAAETAKTAVPARPERLLWGALTLAVVALCLWITAIKPETRQKDIHLLTHIGNCPVYTFTPLADVFHERAAALAQSLQQDGHLPCLENSIFYMHIQRTLFYGHEGRLVLSQCSLTQGKASACRTLYYYEW, encoded by the coding sequence ATGAAATACCTGCTTGCTGACGTCATCGTCTACAACGACGAGGACGGTTCTATTTCTCTTATCAATGTGCCGCCTGAGGATGCGCAGATCCTCACCTGCACAGCCAATAGCATTATGAAGCTGCTGGTGCAGCATCATGGGAACGTGGTCGAGCGGGAGACCTTCCTGCATGACGTCTGGGATCGGCGTGGGCTCCAGGGGTCTAACAATTCGTTAAACCAGTACATCAGCATCTTGCGCAAAATGCTGGCCAGCCTGCTTCCCGACGTGCTGTTTATCGTCACTGTCCCCAAAACGGGCTTTATGCTCAGCGCAGACGTCACGGTAACAGCCCTGGAGGAAGAAACACCGGCCGCCGAAACGGCGAAAACTGCAGTACCCGCCCGACCGGAGCGGCTGCTCTGGGGCGCGCTTACGCTGGCGGTCGTTGCGCTGTGCCTTTGGATAACGGCTATCAAACCCGAAACCCGGCAGAAGGACATTCATCTGCTGACCCATATCGGGAACTGTCCGGTCTATACCTTTACGCCGCTGGCGGATGTGTTTCACGAGCGGGCGGCTGCGCTGGCGCAAAGCCTTCAGCAGGACGGTCACCTTCCGTGCCTGGAAAATTCAATTTTCTACATGCACATTCAGCGAACGCTTTTCTACGGCCACGAGGGACGACTGGTGCTCTCCCAATGCTCGCTCACGCAGGGGAAAGCGAGCGCCTGTCGTACGCTTTACTATTACGAGTGGTGA
- a CDS encoding spore coat U domain-containing protein has translation MSLKAPFLLLLAVSLKAMAAACWITSPAVINFGNVVAGNAASTNTEVKFSCQADNNGTTEYINVCLSSIDAPPFQMVSPGDSEGKQYTLLFRLLNGDARAQELGPASSGELIQQTLTADSNANISGSFPLIATVPAGQNQLPAYHYYNYNMNLRIAWHSASRQDALQNCSDGSAEGEQVQGGTNAQAEISQGCYIERVTPLNFGTLNSTATLRPTRSTATLTTRCPAGTAFTLGMGNGNHAIGNQRQLCNDEGQCLRYRLWQDAGATQSWGDLHSGDALHVTHPAGGTQNFTVYGEVPAQPLSGTGEFIDDVIITLTY, from the coding sequence GTGTCATTAAAAGCACCGTTCTTGCTGCTGCTTGCGGTGTCCTTGAAGGCGATGGCCGCCGCATGCTGGATAACATCACCTGCCGTCATCAACTTTGGCAATGTCGTGGCGGGCAATGCCGCGTCGACCAACACCGAAGTTAAATTTAGCTGTCAGGCTGACAACAACGGCACGACGGAATATATCAACGTCTGTCTGAGCAGTATCGACGCACCGCCCTTTCAGATGGTCTCACCGGGAGATTCGGAGGGTAAACAGTACACCCTGCTTTTCCGCCTGCTTAACGGCGACGCGCGCGCTCAGGAACTCGGTCCCGCCAGCAGCGGGGAACTCATTCAGCAGACTCTGACCGCCGACAGCAATGCCAACATCAGCGGGAGCTTTCCGCTTATCGCCACCGTCCCGGCAGGGCAAAACCAACTTCCGGCGTACCACTATTACAACTACAACATGAATCTGCGCATCGCCTGGCACAGCGCTAGCCGTCAGGATGCACTGCAAAACTGCTCGGATGGCTCTGCGGAGGGGGAGCAGGTGCAGGGCGGTACCAATGCGCAGGCCGAAATCAGCCAGGGCTGCTACATAGAACGCGTCACCCCGCTTAACTTCGGCACCCTGAACAGTACCGCCACGCTGCGCCCGACGCGTTCCACCGCAACCCTTACCACGCGCTGTCCGGCCGGTACAGCGTTTACGCTTGGCATGGGCAACGGCAACCATGCCATCGGGAATCAGCGGCAGCTGTGTAACGATGAGGGTCAGTGCCTGCGCTACAGGCTCTGGCAGGATGCGGGTGCCACGCAAAGCTGGGGCGATCTGCACAGCGGCGATGCGCTGCATGTCACCCATCCCGCTGGCGGCACCCAGAACTTCACCGTTTACGGGGAAGTCCCCGCTCAGCCCCTGAGCGGTACAGGGGAATTTATTGATGACGTGATAATCACGCTGACTTATTAA
- the hpaR gene encoding homoprotocatechuate degradation operon regulator HpaR: protein MHDSLTIALLQAREAAMSYFRPIVKRHNLTEQQWRIVRVLAEHPSMDFHDLAFRTCILRPSLTGILTRMERDGLVLRLKPVNDQRKLYVSLTNAGNALYEHAQAQVEEAYQQIEAEYTPEKMKQLTTLLEEFIELGNRHNAAREEE, encoded by the coding sequence ATGCATGATTCATTAACCATCGCGCTGCTGCAGGCGCGGGAAGCGGCGATGTCGTACTTCCGACCCATTGTGAAGCGACATAACCTGACCGAGCAGCAGTGGCGGATTGTGCGCGTGCTGGCGGAACATCCGTCGATGGATTTTCACGATCTGGCGTTTCGCACCTGCATTTTGCGTCCCAGCCTGACCGGCATTCTGACGCGCATGGAGCGCGACGGCCTGGTGCTGCGCTTAAAGCCAGTGAACGACCAGCGCAAGCTGTACGTGTCGCTGACCAATGCGGGCAATGCGCTGTATGAGCACGCCCAGGCGCAGGTGGAAGAGGCGTACCAGCAGATTGAGGCGGAATACACGCCGGAGAAGATGAAACAGCTGACGACGCTGCTGGAAGAGTTTATTGAACTCGGAAACCGGCATAACGCAGCGCGGGAAGAAGAGTAA
- a CDS encoding fimbria/pilus outer membrane usher protein — MPARYPCARLLLALLFWLPLMLSARTEPAADTLQWLAITVNHDPRGDLWACRVVGDALWMDHRDLKKLGLRAPDNANEWVALTSLPGLKVSLDLHAQQVSITADAKALEGQQHLSVGRPTPQYRYPEAQPISVLTLGYALYGSGAEGKRQLNAQTSLTASGALPGTFSSSFSSHAGEENSAGRPRHTRLETRWQWDNTDSLTSLALGDNITTGARWSRQVRFGGLHWARNFELNPQLNTEPRSRYSDTAVLPSTVDLYIDGLKQSSQRVTPGDFLLDTLPSFTGSGQAQVVITDINGQRRTVQLDLYGAPGMLAEGLSSGSLDIGWMRQNYALRSNDYAASPMLDAGWRYGVNNQLTLALHTEQQSKLRNVGTGVDWLISPGTGIISQHVAISDSPYGQGKQWGLGWQWNGRGTGISASTVRTDATFADNARMSGTLPVRRSDSVWVSQSIPHSGTFGAGWVQQNIQGTKQRYLNASWSASLPAHISTTLSYTRSFTDASSHVQLMLSIPLGREDTLSVQASRDMPRMDYRHQPDDQVGGWSWQLGRGFGEHRETYADVGYLGHAGEWHVGMAQGANYASAEGSLTLLDGSLHTLRYSQQSLALVSTHGVGHVPVMLENRPAGETDEKGYLLLTDLPRYHASKVSINPLDLPADVIAPVTDMQARPGNGGAVKVDFNVHHAVTVQARLVDLHHNPLPLGSIVSTPRGATIVGRDGFIWLEDPPLPGELVVKTGEGECRVRLPAPRTASPIQNIGEQQCH; from the coding sequence ATGCCAGCCAGATACCCCTGCGCCCGCTTGCTTCTCGCGCTCCTGTTTTGGCTACCGCTGATGCTGTCAGCCCGGACTGAACCCGCCGCCGATACCCTGCAATGGCTGGCAATCACCGTGAACCACGACCCGCGCGGGGATCTGTGGGCCTGCCGGGTAGTGGGAGATGCGCTGTGGATGGACCACCGCGACCTCAAAAAACTGGGGCTTCGCGCCCCGGATAACGCCAACGAGTGGGTCGCGCTGACGTCCCTGCCGGGTCTGAAAGTCAGTCTCGATTTGCATGCTCAGCAGGTCTCCATTACCGCCGACGCAAAGGCGCTTGAGGGCCAACAGCATCTGTCTGTCGGGAGGCCGACGCCGCAGTATCGCTATCCTGAGGCGCAGCCCATCAGCGTGTTGACGCTGGGGTATGCGCTTTATGGCAGCGGCGCAGAGGGGAAACGCCAGCTTAACGCGCAAACGTCGCTCACCGCATCCGGGGCGCTTCCCGGGACGTTCAGCAGCAGCTTTTCGAGCCATGCCGGTGAGGAAAACAGCGCAGGTCGGCCCCGCCACACACGCCTTGAAACCCGCTGGCAGTGGGACAACACGGACTCGCTCACGAGCCTGGCGCTGGGCGACAACATCACCACGGGCGCCCGCTGGAGCCGACAGGTACGCTTTGGCGGGCTGCACTGGGCGCGTAATTTTGAGCTCAATCCGCAGCTCAACACCGAACCGCGTAGCCGTTACAGCGACACGGCGGTTCTGCCTTCTACGGTCGATCTGTACATCGACGGGCTTAAGCAGAGCAGCCAGCGCGTCACGCCGGGCGATTTTCTGCTGGATACCCTGCCCTCATTTACCGGAAGCGGGCAGGCCCAGGTGGTCATTACCGACATCAACGGTCAGCGTCGTACCGTACAGCTCGATCTCTACGGTGCGCCGGGGATGCTGGCGGAAGGACTCAGCAGCGGCTCGCTGGATATCGGCTGGATGCGACAAAACTACGCCCTGCGATCCAATGACTATGCCGCCTCGCCCATGCTCGACGCAGGGTGGCGCTACGGGGTGAATAACCAGCTGACGCTGGCGCTGCACACGGAGCAGCAGAGTAAACTGCGCAATGTCGGGACAGGGGTCGACTGGCTGATCTCGCCCGGGACAGGGATTATCAGCCAGCATGTCGCCATCAGCGACAGCCCCTACGGTCAGGGAAAACAGTGGGGCCTTGGCTGGCAATGGAACGGTCGCGGGACGGGGATCTCTGCCAGTACCGTTCGTACCGATGCCACATTTGCCGATAACGCCCGCATGAGCGGTACCCTCCCCGTCAGACGCAGCGATAGCGTTTGGGTCAGCCAGTCGATACCCCATTCAGGTACCTTCGGTGCGGGCTGGGTACAGCAAAACATTCAGGGCACCAAACAACGCTATCTCAACGCCTCCTGGTCCGCCTCGCTGCCGGCGCATATTTCCACCACGCTGAGCTACACCCGCTCGTTTACGGATGCGTCGAGCCACGTTCAGCTGATGCTTTCGATCCCGTTAGGGCGTGAGGATACCCTCTCCGTTCAGGCCAGCCGCGATATGCCGCGCATGGATTATCGCCATCAGCCGGACGATCAGGTCGGCGGCTGGTCATGGCAGCTGGGGCGAGGCTTTGGCGAGCACCGGGAAACCTATGCGGACGTGGGCTATCTGGGCCACGCAGGTGAGTGGCACGTTGGGATGGCGCAGGGCGCTAACTATGCCTCAGCCGAGGGTAGCCTGACGCTGCTGGATGGCAGCCTGCACACGCTGCGCTACAGCCAACAAAGCCTGGCGCTGGTCTCCACGCACGGTGTCGGACATGTGCCGGTGATGCTGGAAAACCGCCCGGCAGGCGAAACCGACGAGAAAGGGTATCTGCTGCTGACCGACCTGCCGCGTTACCACGCCAGCAAAGTCAGCATCAATCCGCTGGATCTGCCTGCCGACGTGATTGCCCCCGTCACCGACATGCAGGCCAGACCGGGCAACGGCGGCGCGGTAAAAGTCGATTTTAACGTCCATCACGCCGTCACAGTTCAGGCCCGACTGGTGGACCTCCACCATAATCCGCTCCCGCTCGGCAGCATTGTCTCAACGCCACGCGGTGCCACCATTGTGGGGCGTGACGGTTTTATCTGGCTTGAAGACCCGCCTCTGCCAGGTGAGCTGGTGGTAAAAACCGGTGAGGGTGAGTGCCGGGTCAGGCTTCCGGCCCCCCGTACTGCGTCACCCATACAGAATATTGGAGAACAACAGTGTCATTAA
- a CDS encoding molecular chaperone, whose product MRRFLPCFILWFMMLALLSRYAMAATLQVAPVTLDLQSGQSASAVYLTNSGKAAIHAQIRVYEWTQQNGKDVLTATDEVVSSPAMTSLAPGQQQLVRIIVMQPGIREQEQSYRLVIDELPDATSRAANPNAIHFLLRYSIPVFIAGNQNMPVSRDALSCEQADTPGTIRCYNAGNSHIRLSHLQVLTATGQVVGSLKGLAGYVLPGQTALITLKHTSRHTFSALRAYLNDDHHASQIPLRPLASRAPVLATADAVSPD is encoded by the coding sequence ATGCGTCGTTTTCTCCCCTGCTTCATTCTGTGGTTCATGATGCTGGCGCTGCTGTCTCGCTACGCGATGGCCGCCACGCTTCAGGTGGCCCCAGTGACGCTCGACCTCCAGAGCGGGCAAAGCGCCTCGGCGGTCTACCTCACTAACAGCGGTAAAGCGGCCATCCATGCGCAGATACGGGTTTACGAATGGACCCAGCAAAACGGTAAAGATGTATTAACGGCCACCGACGAGGTGGTCAGCAGCCCGGCGATGACCTCACTGGCGCCGGGCCAGCAGCAGCTGGTGCGCATAATCGTGATGCAGCCAGGGATCCGTGAACAGGAGCAAAGTTACCGGCTGGTCATTGATGAGCTACCGGATGCAACGTCCCGTGCGGCCAATCCCAACGCGATACACTTTCTGCTTCGCTACTCTATTCCTGTCTTCATTGCCGGAAACCAGAATATGCCCGTCAGCCGCGATGCCCTGAGCTGCGAACAGGCGGACACCCCGGGAACGATCCGCTGCTATAACGCCGGAAACAGCCATATCCGCCTGAGCCACCTGCAGGTTCTGACGGCCACCGGTCAGGTCGTCGGGTCGTTGAAAGGGCTGGCGGGCTATGTTCTGCCGGGACAGACCGCGCTTATAACGCTAAAGCACACTTCGCGCCACACGTTCAGCGCGTTGCGCGCCTATCTCAATGACGACCACCATGCCAGCCAGATACCCCTGCGCCCGCTTGCTTCTCGCGCTCCTGTTTTGGCTACCGCTGATGCTGTCAGCCCGGACTGA
- the tsr gene encoding methyl-accepting chemotaxis protein: MLNRIKIVTSLMLVLAIFGLLQLTSGGLFFNALKHDKENFTVLQTIRQQQSTLNASWVALLQTRNTLNRAGIRYMMDQSNIGSGATVNDLMQIASTSLKQAEKNWAAYEALPRDPRQSDADAMEIKRNYDIYHGALAELIQLLGAGKINAFFDQPTQSYQDGFEKQYVSYLQQNDKLYQMAVEDSKSSFSQAIWVLISVLLAVLVVIVAVWLGIKQALISPLTRLIDNIRHIASGDLVKRIEVEGSNEMGELADSLRHMQSELVRTVGDVRNGANAIYSGASEIAMGNNDLSSRTEQQAASLEETAASMEQLTATVKQNAENARQASHLALSASETAQKGGKVVDNVVQTMRDIAGSSQKIADIISVIDGIAFQTNILALNAAVEAARAGEQGRGFAVVAGEVRNLAQRSAQAAREIKSLIEDSVGRVEVGSTLVESAGETMGEIVNAVTRVTDIMGEIASASDEQSRGIDQVGLAVAEMDRVTQQNASLVEESAAAAAALEEQASRLTQAVAVFRIQQEQMKAREFASAKSVATPVMSRKAATADAGDNWETF; the protein is encoded by the coding sequence ATGTTAAACCGTATCAAGATTGTCACCAGTTTAATGCTGGTTTTAGCTATATTTGGCCTGTTACAACTCACATCCGGTGGTCTTTTCTTCAATGCCCTTAAGCATGACAAAGAGAATTTCACCGTCCTGCAAACCATTCGCCAGCAACAATCCACGCTGAATGCCAGCTGGGTGGCGTTGCTGCAAACCCGTAATACCCTGAACCGCGCGGGTATTCGCTACATGATGGATCAGAGCAATATCGGCAGCGGCGCGACCGTTAACGATCTGATGCAAATCGCGTCCACGTCGCTGAAGCAGGCGGAAAAAAACTGGGCCGCCTACGAGGCCCTGCCGCGCGATCCGCGTCAAAGCGATGCGGATGCCATGGAGATCAAGCGTAACTACGATATCTACCACGGTGCGCTGGCGGAACTGATTCAGCTGCTGGGTGCGGGCAAAATCAACGCCTTCTTCGATCAGCCGACCCAGAGCTACCAGGATGGTTTTGAGAAGCAGTATGTCAGCTACCTGCAGCAGAACGACAAGCTGTATCAAATGGCGGTTGAAGACAGCAAGAGCTCCTTCAGCCAGGCCATCTGGGTGCTGATTAGCGTGCTGCTTGCCGTGCTGGTGGTGATCGTGGCCGTCTGGTTGGGTATCAAGCAGGCGCTGATTTCGCCGCTGACGCGCCTCATCGACAACATTCGCCATATCGCCAGCGGCGATCTGGTGAAGCGCATTGAAGTGGAGGGCTCCAACGAGATGGGCGAACTGGCCGATTCTCTGCGTCATATGCAGAGTGAGCTGGTACGGACCGTTGGCGACGTGCGTAATGGCGCGAATGCTATCTACAGCGGCGCGAGCGAAATCGCGATGGGCAATAACGACCTCTCTTCCCGTACAGAACAGCAGGCTGCGTCCCTGGAAGAGACTGCTGCCAGCATGGAGCAGCTGACGGCGACCGTGAAGCAGAACGCCGAAAACGCCCGTCAGGCGAGCCATCTGGCGCTGAGCGCGTCCGAGACCGCGCAGAAAGGCGGTAAAGTGGTGGACAACGTAGTGCAGACCATGCGCGATATCGCCGGTAGTTCGCAGAAGATTGCCGACATTATTAGCGTGATCGACGGGATTGCTTTCCAGACCAACATCCTGGCACTGAACGCGGCGGTAGAAGCGGCGCGCGCAGGCGAGCAGGGCCGTGGTTTTGCGGTGGTAGCAGGTGAAGTGCGTAACCTGGCCCAGCGCAGCGCCCAGGCAGCACGTGAAATCAAGAGCCTGATTGAAGACTCTGTGGGTCGCGTGGAAGTGGGTTCAACGCTGGTAGAAAGCGCCGGTGAAACCATGGGCGAGATCGTGAATGCGGTAACCCGCGTTACGGATATCATGGGCGAAATCGCCTCGGCTTCTGACGAGCAGAGCCGCGGTATCGACCAGGTAGGTCTGGCGGTCGCCGAGATGGATCGCGTGACCCAGCAGAACGCCTCGCTGGTGGAAGAGTCTGCCGCAGCGGCGGCGGCGCTGGAAGAGCAGGCAAGCCGCCTGACCCAGGCTGTCGCGGTGTTCCGCATTCAGCAGGAGCAGATGAAAGCGCGCGAGTTCGCTTCGGCGAAAAGCGTTGCTACCCCGGTGATGTCGCGTAAAGCGGCAACCGCTGATGCGGGTGATAACTGGGAAACGTTCTGA
- a CDS encoding GNAT family N-acetyltransferase: MNIRIRPTTFSDAATLPAIERAAGERFREIPPLAWLAGGEVISTEEHLNYAERGLSWLALANDHPVGFILAEAHATSLFIVELSVHLDWQGKGIGRQLINTVADHAREGGLSSLTLTTFCDVPWNAPFYARLGFDYVTELTPELRQKREDETAHGLAFDSRCAMRLPL, from the coding sequence ATGAACATTCGCATTCGCCCTACCACCTTCAGCGATGCTGCCACCCTGCCCGCCATTGAACGCGCGGCGGGCGAGCGTTTTCGTGAAATCCCCCCTCTCGCCTGGCTTGCCGGGGGTGAGGTGATTTCAACTGAAGAGCATCTCAACTATGCCGAACGGGGGCTAAGCTGGCTGGCGCTGGCGAACGACCATCCCGTTGGGTTTATCCTCGCAGAGGCGCACGCGACATCGCTGTTTATTGTCGAACTTTCGGTGCATCTGGACTGGCAGGGAAAGGGGATTGGTCGGCAGCTCATTAACACTGTGGCTGACCATGCCCGCGAAGGGGGGCTGTCGTCGCTGACGTTGACGACATTCTGCGACGTACCGTGGAATGCGCCGTTCTATGCGCGGCTGGGGTTTGACTACGTCACTGAACTCACGCCTGAACTGCGTCAGAAAAGGGAAGATGAGACAGCGCACGGCTTAGCGTTTGACTCCCGCTGCGCCATGCGTCTGCCGCTTTGA
- the hpaG gene encoding 4-hydroxyphenylacetate degradation bifunctional isomerase/decarboxylase, with protein sequence MKGTVFAVALNHQSQRDAWAEAFEKAPYNTPPKTAVWFIKPHNTVIRAGDPIPFPQGETVLSGATVALVVGKTASKVREEDAAAYIAGYALANEVSLPEESFYRPAIKAKCRDGFCPLGELVNVDNVDNLTLITEINGREADHWNTADLHRNAAQLLSALSEFATLNPGDAILLGTPHSRVEIRPGDRVRILAKGFPPLENPVVDERDVAIAHRTPPHATLFALGLNYADHASELDFKPPTEPLVFIKAPNTFNGDDQTSVRPNNIDYMHYEAELVVVIGKTARKVSEAEAMDVVAGYTVCNDYAIRDYLENYYRPNLRVKSRDGLTPISPNIVPKEAIPDPHNLALRTFVNGELRQLGTTADLIFSIPFLIAYLSDFMTLQPGDMIATGTPKGLSDVVPGDEVVVEVEGVGRLVNRIVSEETAK encoded by the coding sequence ATGAAAGGTACCGTTTTTGCCGTCGCGTTGAATCATCAAAGCCAGCGCGATGCCTGGGCTGAGGCGTTTGAAAAAGCCCCCTACAACACGCCGCCGAAAACGGCAGTGTGGTTTATCAAACCGCATAACACCGTGATCCGCGCAGGCGATCCCATTCCCTTCCCGCAGGGTGAAACGGTGCTAAGCGGTGCAACGGTCGCGCTGGTGGTGGGCAAAACGGCCAGCAAGGTGCGCGAGGAAGACGCGGCGGCGTACATTGCCGGATATGCGCTGGCCAACGAGGTGAGTCTGCCGGAAGAGAGCTTCTACCGCCCGGCGATCAAGGCGAAATGCCGGGACGGATTCTGCCCGCTGGGCGAGCTGGTCAACGTTGATAACGTGGATAACTTGACCCTCATCACCGAGATTAACGGCCGCGAGGCGGACCACTGGAATACGGCCGATTTGCATCGCAACGCCGCGCAGCTGCTGAGCGCCCTGAGTGAGTTCGCGACCCTTAATCCCGGCGATGCGATATTGCTCGGCACCCCGCACAGCCGCGTCGAAATCCGCCCTGGAGACCGGGTACGCATTCTGGCAAAAGGTTTTCCACCGCTGGAAAACCCGGTGGTGGACGAACGCGACGTCGCTATCGCTCACCGCACGCCCCCGCACGCCACGCTGTTCGCCCTTGGCCTGAACTACGCCGACCACGCCAGCGAGCTGGACTTCAAGCCCCCCACCGAGCCGCTGGTGTTTATCAAAGCGCCGAACACTTTCAACGGTGACGACCAGACCTCGGTGCGCCCGAACAACATCGACTACATGCACTACGAAGCGGAGCTGGTGGTGGTCATCGGCAAAACCGCCCGCAAGGTGAGTGAAGCCGAGGCGATGGACGTTGTTGCGGGCTACACGGTCTGCAACGACTACGCCATCCGCGACTATCTCGAGAACTACTACCGCCCAAACCTGCGGGTGAAAAGCCGCGACGGGCTGACCCCCATTTCCCCAAACATCGTGCCAAAAGAAGCCATTCCCGACCCACACAACCTCGCCCTGCGCACCTTCGTTAACGGCGAACTGCGACAGCTTGGCACGACGGCGGATCTGATTTTCAGCATCCCGTTCCTGATTGCCTACCTGAGCGATTTTATGACCCTGCAACCGGGCGACATGATTGCCACCGGCACGCCGAAGGGGCTGTCCGACGTGGTGCCGGGGGATGAAGTGGTGGTGGAAGTGGAAGGCGTAGGACGCCTGGTAAACCGAATTGTGAGTGAGGAGACGGCAAAATGA
- the hpaE gene encoding 5-carboxymethyl-2-hydroxymuconate semialdehyde dehydrogenase codes for MKKINHWINGKNVAGSDYFHTTNPASGEVLAEVASGGEAEIHQAVAAAKEAFPKWANLPMKERARLMRRLGDLIDQNVPEIAAMETADTGLPIHQTKNVLIPRASHNFEFFAEVCQQMNGKTYPVDDKMLNYTLVQPVGVCALVSPWNVPFMTATWKVAPCLALGNTAVLKMSELSPLTADRLGELALEAGIPAGVLNVVQGYGATAGDALVRHHDVRAVSFTGGTATGRNIMKNAGLKKYSMELGGKSPVLIFEDADIERALDAALFTIFSINGERCTAGSRIFIQQSIYPEFVKRFAERANRLRVGDPTDPTTQIGALISHQHWEKVSGYIRLGIEEGATLLAGGPDKPTDLPAHLKGGNFLRPTVLADVDNRMRVAQEEIFGPVACLLPFKDEAEGLRLANDVEYGLASYIWTQDVSKVLRLARNIEAGMVFVNTQNVRDLRQPFGGVKASGTGREGGEYSFEVFAEMKNVCISMGDHPIPKWGI; via the coding sequence ATGAAAAAAATTAACCATTGGATCAACGGCAAAAACGTGGCGGGAAGCGACTATTTCCACACCACCAATCCGGCCTCCGGCGAGGTGCTGGCCGAAGTGGCTTCCGGCGGTGAAGCCGAAATCCATCAGGCCGTAGCCGCCGCGAAAGAGGCGTTTCCAAAATGGGCCAACCTGCCGATGAAGGAACGCGCGCGGCTGATGCGTCGTCTGGGCGATCTAATCGATCAGAACGTGCCCGAGATCGCCGCTATGGAGACCGCCGACACCGGCCTGCCGATCCACCAGACTAAAAACGTGCTGATCCCGCGCGCCTCGCACAACTTCGAGTTTTTCGCCGAGGTGTGTCAGCAGATGAACGGCAAAACCTACCCGGTTGACGACAAAATGCTCAACTACACCCTGGTGCAGCCGGTGGGCGTCTGCGCGCTGGTGTCACCGTGGAACGTGCCGTTCATGACCGCCACCTGGAAGGTCGCCCCGTGCCTGGCGCTGGGTAATACCGCGGTACTGAAAATGTCTGAACTCTCCCCGCTGACCGCCGACCGTCTGGGCGAGCTGGCGCTGGAGGCGGGCATTCCGGCGGGTGTACTCAACGTGGTGCAGGGCTACGGCGCGACGGCAGGCGATGCGCTGGTGCGTCATCACGACGTGCGCGCCGTCTCCTTTACCGGCGGCACGGCCACCGGGCGCAATATTATGAAAAACGCCGGGCTGAAGAAGTATTCCATGGAGCTGGGCGGCAAATCCCCGGTGCTGATTTTTGAAGACGCGGACATCGAGCGCGCGCTGGATGCCGCCCTGTTCACCATCTTCTCCATCAACGGCGAGCGCTGCACCGCGGGCTCGCGCATCTTCATCCAGCAGAGCATCTACCCGGAGTTCGTCAAACGCTTTGCGGAGCGTGCCAACCGTCTGCGCGTGGGCGACCCGACCGATCCGACCACCCAGATTGGGGCACTCATTAGCCATCAGCACTGGGAGAAAGTCTCTGGCTATATTCGCCTCGGCATTGAAGAGGGCGCGACCCTGCTGGCGGGCGGCCCGGACAAACCGACCGACCTGCCTGCGCATCTGAAAGGCGGCAACTTCCTGCGCCCGACCGTGCTGGCGGACGTCGACAACCGCATGCGCGTGGCGCAGGAGGAGATCTTCGGGCCGGTGGCCTGCCTGCTGCCGTTTAAGGATGAAGCGGAAGGTCTGCGCCTCGCGAACGACGTGGAATACGGCCTGGCGTCGTACATCTGGACCCAGGACGTCAGCAAAGTGCTGCGCCTGGCGCGCAATATCGAAGCGGGCATGGTGTTCGTCAATACCCAGAACGTGCGCGACCTGCGCCAGCCGTTTGGCGGCGTGAAGGCCTCCGGCACCGGGCGCGAAGGCGGCGAGTACAGCTTTGAGGTGTTTGCGGAGATGAAGAACGTCTGCATCTCCATGGGCGACCATCCGATTCCAAAATGGGGGATCTGA
- a CDS encoding spore coat U domain-containing protein, translating into MRIIPVVVCCSVLLLPAAAIAADSTTSATMHVSLEVVKSCTLKANDLNFSRHGSDESSEIQAKTQVDIVCTNGTPFTLSATSNDSSDNGTFWLKPENGETGAQKIAWKLFADEGKQTQITSTDGLTDTGNGMEQQETLYGVIDAGALMTAQAGAYSDDVTLNLVY; encoded by the coding sequence ATGAGAATTATCCCTGTTGTTGTATGTTGTTCCGTTCTCCTGCTTCCTGCTGCTGCAATCGCCGCAGACAGCACCACAAGCGCGACGATGCACGTTTCACTTGAGGTGGTGAAGTCCTGCACGCTCAAAGCCAACGACCTCAATTTCTCGCGCCACGGCTCGGACGAATCAAGCGAAATTCAAGCCAAAACGCAGGTCGATATCGTCTGTACCAACGGGACGCCGTTCACGCTCTCTGCTACCAGCAACGATAGCAGTGACAACGGCACCTTCTGGCTGAAGCCAGAAAACGGTGAAACGGGCGCACAGAAGATTGCCTGGAAACTTTTTGCCGATGAGGGCAAACAGACGCAAATTACCAGCACCGATGGACTCACCGACACCGGCAACGGCATGGAACAGCAAGAGACGCTGTATGGCGTGATTGACGCAGGTGCCCTGATGACCGCGCAGGCTGGCGCCTATAGCGATGATGTCACGTTGAATCTGGTGTATTGA